Proteins encoded in a region of the Schaalia hyovaginalis genome:
- a CDS encoding helix-turn-helix domain-containing protein, which produces MRPDSSLSVEQREAAVDSFEAGYGSRATARKLGLPFRPVNLLYDRWVLHGRMALVAGDTKAVYSWEFKRSVVARFLAGESARQLAAEFNFSSVDIVYSWVRVWRLAGDEGLRPKRRGRKLKTLIASPDPERSATVPDAALIEENTRLKAEVSYLKKLRDLRDQGQG; this is translated from the coding sequence ATGCGTCCTGATAGTTCGTTGTCGGTGGAGCAGCGAGAGGCGGCTGTTGATTCGTTTGAGGCGGGGTATGGCTCTCGAGCCACAGCGAGAAAACTTGGGTTGCCGTTTCGGCCGGTGAATCTTCTTTATGACAGGTGGGTTCTGCATGGGAGAATGGCGCTTGTGGCAGGTGATACGAAAGCTGTTTACTCGTGGGAGTTCAAGCGCTCGGTTGTTGCTCGTTTTCTTGCTGGTGAGAGTGCGAGGCAGTTGGCGGCAGAGTTTAATTTTTCTTCGGTTGATATCGTGTATTCCTGGGTGCGGGTGTGGCGTTTAGCTGGTGATGAGGGCTTACGCCCAAAAAGGCGTGGTAGGAAGCTGAAAACGTTGATTGCTAGCCCTGATCCCGAGAGGAGCGCGACGGTTCCGGATGCTGCGTTAATTGAGGAGAATACGAGGTTAAAAGCAGAGGTATCGTATTTGAAAAAATTACGAGATCTGAGGGATCAGGGGCAAGGCTGA
- a CDS encoding SDR family oxidoreductase: MGKATANHLRWAGHRVIGIDLHYADITVDLSTKEGRDEAIAKIHEMSGGRLEGAALAAGLGPIPGREELIAKVNYWGVVELLEGIRDLLAEGIDSKVVVFSSNSTTTVPGLPKELIQAFNDRDLDRVLEVAKSTHSPATAIYAGSKTALAHWVRSTATKMEWAGSGIRLNALAPGAIRTPMIDKQLATPETAQAVLDFPVPVGGFGNPEDIAQWVIFMLSPAANFLCGSVIFLDGGTDAWFRANDYPGPIQPEDIGKYKERLAEYQAYRKERDGE, translated from the coding sequence ATGGGTAAAGCAACCGCTAATCATCTTCGCTGGGCAGGCCACCGCGTCATCGGTATTGACCTCCACTATGCTGATATCACCGTAGATCTTTCCACGAAGGAAGGGCGCGATGAGGCAATCGCAAAAATCCACGAGATGAGTGGCGGGCGCCTCGAAGGTGCCGCCCTTGCCGCTGGTCTCGGCCCGATCCCTGGACGCGAAGAGCTCATCGCGAAGGTAAACTATTGGGGCGTCGTTGAGCTACTCGAAGGTATCCGCGATCTGCTCGCCGAAGGTATCGATTCGAAGGTCGTCGTCTTCTCCTCTAACTCGACCACCACAGTTCCCGGACTGCCGAAGGAACTCATCCAGGCATTCAACGATCGTGACCTCGATCGAGTACTCGAAGTCGCCAAGTCGACCCACAGTCCGGCAACCGCGATCTACGCAGGTTCCAAGACTGCACTAGCACACTGGGTCCGATCGACCGCTACCAAGATGGAATGGGCCGGATCAGGAATCCGCCTCAACGCACTCGCACCCGGCGCTATCCGCACTCCGATGATCGACAAGCAGCTTGCCACCCCAGAAACCGCGCAGGCTGTCCTCGACTTCCCTGTTCCAGTCGGCGGATTCGGCAATCCTGAAGACATCGCACAATGGGTGATCTTCATGCTCTCCCCTGCCGCTAACTTCCTCTGTGGCTCGGTTATCTTCCTTGACGGCGGTACCGATGCGTGGTTCCGCGCCAACGACTACCCCGGGCCAATCCAGCCGGAGGATATCGGCAAATACAAGGAACGTCTAGCGGAATACCAGGCTTACCGCAAGGAGCGCGACGGCGAATAA
- a CDS encoding tyrosine-type recombinase/integrase, which produces MSTPHQGRDVARNADNHGSGPSQGKRRGRRPKRWTGFGSRKQLNSGRWQASFPDPTWTGDGRAPRILAPHTFRLQGEAEQWLIKVGAEVAAGTWKHPDAVKAAQIKEARDAEAREMTVEEWGTEYIRYGREVMKWARKTIQKREGILENHVYPTFKTMRIVDVTDEDVTEWYQRLPDGVKATCYQTMNAMMNLGVKSKKCPLTSNPCQVPRGGKPIPVKPPKYLFADHEIDAIADAIYPRGRALVILEADAGLRINEALALTRDCIDLDTVKRTGVVHVLHSLHREGSGLALGATKTHKRRDVYLAADTVDALAAHLEEFTGPGLKSPVFTTATRPDSFMRDNTATKWLETALKAAEVQIPEDRSAGWHAFRHYSATRFGQAGATTAALLDRYGWTKPEMAMRYQRQDADYQQEIVSNMAERRRANTTGEVADLDEARKRLRA; this is translated from the coding sequence ATGTCCACCCCCCATCAGGGCCGAGATGTAGCACGAAACGCCGATAATCACGGATCAGGCCCCTCTCAGGGCAAGAGGCGCGGCCGCCGCCCGAAGCGATGGACCGGCTTCGGGAGCCGGAAGCAACTCAACTCCGGACGTTGGCAAGCCTCATTCCCCGATCCGACATGGACCGGGGACGGCAGGGCCCCGCGCATCCTCGCACCCCACACGTTCCGCCTTCAGGGCGAGGCCGAGCAATGGCTCATCAAGGTGGGGGCCGAGGTCGCCGCCGGGACATGGAAGCACCCCGATGCTGTCAAGGCCGCACAGATCAAGGAGGCCCGCGACGCCGAGGCACGTGAAATGACCGTCGAGGAATGGGGCACCGAGTACATCAGGTACGGACGCGAGGTCATGAAGTGGGCACGCAAGACCATTCAGAAGCGTGAGGGGATCCTCGAGAATCACGTGTACCCGACGTTCAAGACAATGCGCATCGTTGACGTGACCGACGAGGACGTGACTGAGTGGTATCAGCGCCTTCCCGACGGCGTGAAGGCGACGTGCTATCAGACGATGAACGCGATGATGAACCTTGGCGTGAAGTCGAAGAAGTGCCCACTCACATCCAACCCGTGCCAAGTGCCACGAGGGGGCAAGCCGATCCCCGTCAAGCCACCGAAGTACCTGTTCGCGGATCATGAGATCGACGCGATCGCCGACGCGATCTATCCGCGTGGCCGGGCCCTCGTCATCCTCGAAGCCGATGCCGGACTCAGGATCAATGAGGCGCTTGCCCTCACCCGTGATTGCATTGACCTCGACACCGTGAAGCGCACCGGCGTCGTCCACGTCCTCCACTCCCTCCACCGAGAAGGGAGCGGCCTCGCACTCGGGGCCACGAAGACACACAAGCGCCGCGACGTGTACCTAGCCGCCGACACCGTGGACGCGCTCGCGGCTCACTTGGAAGAGTTCACGGGCCCGGGTTTGAAGTCCCCCGTGTTCACGACGGCCACTCGCCCAGATTCGTTCATGCGCGACAACACGGCGACGAAGTGGCTTGAGACCGCCCTCAAGGCTGCCGAGGTACAGATTCCCGAGGACCGTTCGGCGGGGTGGCACGCCTTCCGGCATTACTCGGCGACGCGCTTCGGTCAGGCGGGCGCGACGACGGCGGCCCTCCTCGACCGCTATGGGTGGACGAAACCGGAAATGGCGATGCGCTACCAGCGTCAGGACGCCGACTATCAACAAGAGATCGTGTCGAACATGGCCGAGCGTCGGCGCGCGAATACGACGGGAGAGGTCGCCGACCTCGACGAGGCAAGGAAGAGGCTCCGGGCATGA
- a CDS encoding helix-turn-helix domain-containing protein, producing the protein MSAPKSQAGPRTAFVTVDDFAKALSVSPSTVRNAINRGEVHTIRFARAVRIPISEFERLGYGIPAFLLSENGEAA; encoded by the coding sequence ATGTCTGCACCGAAGTCCCAAGCCGGGCCCCGGACCGCGTTCGTCACCGTTGACGACTTCGCCAAAGCCCTATCCGTTTCACCCTCGACCGTCCGAAACGCGATCAACCGTGGAGAGGTCCACACGATCCGGTTCGCGCGCGCCGTCCGGATCCCCATCAGCGAGTTCGAGCGCCTCGGGTACGGAATCCCCGCGTTCCTACTCTCCGAGAACGGAGAGGCGGCGTGA
- a CDS encoding AAA family ATPase — MNLEPDTWEDYAPGEDGDSDGWHDSDGHPLFTDLAVVLADGYRPPKPTVMRRDDRIGLFYANAVNVLFGESESGKTWIALAAIAEVLTDGGRALFVDLDHNGAQAIGARLLAFGVPFATVVDRTRFRVSEPDEWQDLQAVISIAVSTFRPALVVVDSVGEVVPLRGGNSNSPDDYTAVHRAVFTRLASAGAAVVAIDHEPKNRETAKLGATGTAAKRRAVNGAYLRVKKDARRPFAPGHGGAAYISIAKDRFGGLRGASPTGTEEREPLAARFVMDTDGDRLNWHLYAPGDNERNPDSAANEDHVRRLLEDPNVFAMTISGACSVLHIRREDAAKALAEAKRRKESELDAVPSSHTMGTEPGTIPTTGRRAAQFPHDSTVPDGSRTVPGTTHPNAVPAIVPSSHTMGTEPEPQTAPLWEDGAA; from the coding sequence GTGAACCTCGAGCCCGACACCTGGGAGGACTACGCACCCGGTGAGGATGGTGATTCGGACGGCTGGCACGACTCGGACGGGCACCCGCTGTTCACCGATCTTGCGGTTGTGCTCGCCGACGGCTACCGGCCGCCCAAGCCCACCGTTATGCGCAGGGATGACCGTATCGGATTGTTCTATGCCAACGCGGTGAACGTGCTGTTTGGCGAGTCCGAGTCTGGCAAGACGTGGATTGCGCTCGCGGCCATTGCCGAGGTGCTGACCGATGGGGGGCGTGCCCTATTCGTCGACCTGGATCATAACGGTGCACAGGCGATTGGTGCTCGATTACTCGCGTTCGGGGTTCCCTTCGCGACCGTGGTCGACCGGACTCGGTTCCGCGTCTCCGAGCCCGACGAGTGGCAGGACCTACAAGCGGTGATCTCGATTGCCGTCTCAACGTTCCGCCCGGCTCTCGTCGTCGTCGATTCGGTGGGCGAGGTTGTGCCACTTCGGGGCGGCAACTCAAACAGTCCCGACGACTATACGGCCGTACATCGGGCGGTGTTCACCCGTCTTGCGTCGGCCGGGGCCGCCGTTGTCGCTATCGATCATGAGCCGAAGAATCGGGAGACGGCGAAACTCGGAGCGACTGGGACGGCCGCGAAGCGCAGAGCGGTGAACGGCGCTTACCTTCGCGTCAAGAAGGACGCGCGTCGACCGTTCGCGCCCGGGCATGGCGGGGCCGCGTACATCTCGATTGCGAAGGATCGGTTCGGGGGATTGCGCGGAGCGTCCCCCACGGGCACAGAGGAGCGTGAACCGCTCGCAGCGCGTTTCGTCATGGACACGGACGGCGACCGGCTCAATTGGCACCTGTATGCGCCCGGCGACAATGAGCGCAACCCCGACAGCGCGGCCAACGAAGATCATGTTCGCCGACTGCTTGAGGATCCGAACGTGTTCGCGATGACCATCTCCGGAGCGTGCAGCGTCCTACACATTCGCCGGGAGGACGCAGCGAAAGCGCTCGCAGAGGCGAAGCGGAGGAAGGAATCGGAGTTGGATGCAGTTCCCAGTTCCCACACTATGGGTACGGAACCGGGAACTATCCCCACAACGGGACGGCGGGCGGCACAGTTCCCGCATGATTCCACGGTTCCCGACGGTTCCCGGACAGTTCCCGGAACTACTCACCCCAATGCGGTTCCCGCGATAGTTCCCAGTTCCCACACTATGGGTACGGAACCGGAACCACAGACCGCACCCCTATGGGAGGACGGCGCAGCATGA
- the smpB gene encoding SsrA-binding protein SmpB produces the protein MPKEWKKPKLTEGERRKAASDAKKTIARNKKARHDYLIEDTWEAGLVLTGTEVKALRMGRASLVDSWVEAKNGEAWLYGANIPMYAQGSWTNHAPTRKRKLLLHRSEILRIEQKVQAKGYTVVPLELYFIGGRAKVEIALAKGKQEFDKRHALREKQDKREAERAMSRYVKRPQR, from the coding sequence GTGCCCAAAGAATGGAAGAAGCCCAAGCTGACTGAGGGCGAGCGTCGCAAGGCGGCATCCGATGCGAAGAAGACGATCGCGCGCAACAAGAAGGCGCGCCACGACTATCTCATCGAGGACACCTGGGAGGCCGGACTGGTCCTGACGGGGACCGAGGTGAAGGCCCTGCGGATGGGGCGCGCCTCGCTGGTCGACTCCTGGGTCGAGGCGAAGAACGGCGAAGCCTGGCTCTACGGCGCGAACATCCCCATGTACGCCCAGGGCTCGTGGACGAATCACGCGCCAACCCGTAAGCGCAAGCTCCTGCTCCATCGCTCGGAGATCCTGCGGATCGAGCAGAAGGTCCAGGCCAAGGGGTACACGGTCGTCCCGCTCGAGCTCTATTTCATCGGAGGCCGCGCGAAGGTCGAGATCGCCCTGGCGAAGGGCAAACAGGAGTTCGACAAGCGTCATGCGCTTCGCGAGAAGCAGGACAAGCGCGAAGCCGAACGTGCGATGAGCCGCTATGTGAAGCGTCCGCAGCGCTGA
- a CDS encoding M23 family metallopeptidase, which yields MNVPLHPHSRLLRGRALAVGAVVALTALVTTVTPSAADDRDDVERQRDAASNQVDQLSADLEGIDSELAAIYVDLQTANERIPEAEKQLEDARKRRDTANREHEVAIGQLSAAQAEKDRFVESSQAAQAKEELANEAIGQLARQMYRNGSDSPAVVAFTKSGTENIGQRAAAADAMARSQSQAIAAAIDVRTRQRTQESRQTSITDRISALEKTAADTLAAAQKAESDAQAGLAALEKAKSDAETKQAAWDARKSEAADQLRKAQDDYKALNDRLAAIDAAAAAQGAVPQSSASGLTFPLRIPMVMTSPYGMRLHPVIGIWRLHDGTDFAASCGTPLYSSAPGYVSDASWDEGGGNTISINHGTIGGAQVSTSYLHLQAPASISVGQYVDTNTVIGYVGTTGYSTGCHLHFTVRVNGGTVDPMGYL from the coding sequence ATGAACGTGCCTCTTCATCCGCACAGTAGGCTCCTCAGGGGCCGCGCGCTGGCAGTCGGCGCGGTGGTCGCCCTCACGGCGCTGGTCACGACGGTGACGCCGTCCGCGGCGGACGACCGTGACGATGTCGAGCGCCAGCGTGACGCCGCGTCGAACCAGGTCGATCAGCTCTCGGCCGACCTGGAGGGGATCGACTCCGAGCTCGCCGCGATCTACGTGGATCTGCAAACGGCGAACGAGCGCATTCCCGAGGCCGAGAAGCAGCTGGAGGACGCCCGGAAACGGCGCGACACGGCGAACCGTGAACACGAGGTCGCCATCGGCCAGCTCAGTGCGGCGCAGGCCGAGAAGGACCGGTTCGTCGAGTCCTCGCAGGCCGCTCAGGCGAAGGAGGAGCTCGCCAACGAGGCGATCGGCCAGCTGGCCCGTCAGATGTACCGGAACGGCTCGGATTCACCGGCCGTCGTCGCATTCACCAAGTCGGGTACGGAGAACATCGGTCAGCGGGCGGCGGCGGCCGATGCGATGGCCCGCTCCCAATCCCAGGCGATCGCGGCCGCTATCGACGTGAGGACCCGTCAGCGCACTCAGGAGAGCAGGCAGACGTCCATCACTGATCGCATCAGCGCGCTCGAGAAGACGGCGGCCGATACGCTCGCAGCCGCGCAGAAGGCGGAGAGTGACGCGCAAGCGGGACTCGCTGCTCTTGAGAAGGCCAAGAGCGACGCGGAGACCAAGCAGGCCGCCTGGGATGCCCGGAAGTCGGAAGCGGCGGATCAGCTGAGGAAGGCGCAGGACGACTACAAGGCCCTCAACGATCGTCTCGCGGCGATCGATGCTGCAGCGGCGGCCCAGGGCGCGGTGCCGCAGAGCTCGGCCAGCGGTCTCACCTTCCCCCTGCGGATCCCGATGGTCATGACCTCCCCGTACGGCATGCGCCTGCATCCCGTCATTGGGATCTGGCGCCTTCACGACGGCACGGACTTCGCGGCCTCTTGCGGCACCCCGCTTTATTCCTCGGCGCCCGGATACGTGAGCGATGCGAGCTGGGACGAGGGCGGCGGCAATACCATCTCCATCAACCACGGGACGATCGGCGGCGCCCAGGTCTCAACGAGCTACCTGCATCTTCAGGCACCGGCCTCCATTTCCGTCGGCCAGTACGTCGACACGAACACGGTCATCGGCTACGTCGGCACGACCGGGTATTCGACGGGATGCCACCTGCACTTCACGGTGCGCGTCAACGGAGGGACCGTCGATCCGATGGGCTACCTGTGA
- the ftsX gene encoding permease-like cell division protein FtsX yields the protein MKLRFILSEVGKGLSRNRAMSVAVVLVTFVSLLFVGVAGLSQMQVMRMKSQWYDKIEVSIYMCAIDDGTPSCNGEEASEEQIATVREKLNSSAMTAYVKNVYEESKEEAYANFQKLYGDSTIGQWTSADMMQVSFRVKLVDPEQYSIIKEEFSGVPGVSEVKDQREIIEPLFRVIDAARMLALGLGAVMIIAAVLLISTTIRLSAMSREQETQIMRYVGASNLFIQAPFMIEGALAAVTGALLSVGALFAGVHFLVQGWLAPAFKWTSFVGLTEVGIMMPILILAAVLLALVASAWSLAKYTKV from the coding sequence ATGAAGCTCCGTTTCATTCTCTCCGAGGTCGGCAAGGGCCTGTCCCGCAATCGGGCGATGTCCGTCGCCGTCGTCCTCGTGACCTTCGTCTCCCTCCTCTTCGTGGGCGTGGCCGGCCTGTCTCAGATGCAGGTCATGCGCATGAAGTCCCAGTGGTACGACAAGATCGAAGTGTCGATCTACATGTGCGCCATCGACGACGGGACGCCCTCGTGCAACGGTGAAGAGGCGAGCGAAGAGCAGATCGCGACCGTGAGGGAGAAGCTGAACTCATCGGCGATGACGGCGTACGTCAAGAACGTCTACGAGGAGTCGAAGGAAGAGGCGTACGCGAACTTCCAGAAGCTCTACGGCGACTCGACGATCGGCCAGTGGACCAGCGCCGACATGATGCAGGTCTCCTTCCGGGTCAAGCTCGTCGACCCCGAGCAGTACTCGATCATCAAAGAGGAGTTCTCCGGCGTTCCGGGAGTCTCCGAAGTCAAGGACCAGCGCGAGATCATCGAGCCCCTGTTCCGCGTGATCGACGCGGCCAGGATGCTCGCCCTCGGCCTCGGCGCGGTGATGATCATCGCCGCAGTCCTCCTGATCTCGACGACGATCCGCCTGTCCGCCATGAGCCGCGAGCAGGAGACCCAGATCATGCGCTACGTCGGCGCCTCCAACCTGTTCATCCAGGCCCCCTTCATGATCGAGGGCGCCCTCGCCGCCGTCACCGGGGCGTTGCTCTCGGTCGGCGCGCTGTTCGCCGGCGTCCACTTCCTGGTTCAGGGGTGGCTCGCTCCGGCCTTCAAATGGACGAGCTTCGTCGGCCTGACCGAGGTCGGCATCATGATGCCGATCCTCATCCTCGCGGCCGTCCTCCTCGCCCTCGTCGCCTCCGCCTGGTCGCTCGCCAAGTACACGAAGGTCTGA
- the ftsE gene encoding cell division ATP-binding protein FtsE, translated as MIRFDDVTMVYTPGAKPALDHVSLEVERGEFVFLVGKSGSGKSTFLQLVMRELKTTSGHVWVLGQDVARLSNWAVPKLRRQIGTVFQDFRLLPSKTVYENVALAMQVIGKPKHAIRSAVPEALELVDLAGKEKRLPHELSGGEEQRVAIARAMVNRPELLLADEPTGNLDPDTSLGIMRLLDRINRTGTTVVMATHDADIVNQMRKRVIELQGGQIVRDQSRGVYGSAR; from the coding sequence ATGATTCGATTCGACGATGTCACCATGGTGTACACGCCGGGCGCCAAACCCGCGCTCGATCACGTGTCGCTCGAAGTTGAACGAGGGGAGTTCGTCTTCCTCGTTGGCAAATCCGGCTCGGGGAAATCGACCTTCCTTCAACTCGTCATGCGCGAGCTGAAGACGACTTCGGGGCACGTCTGGGTCCTCGGTCAGGACGTCGCGCGCCTGTCGAACTGGGCGGTGCCGAAGCTGCGCAGGCAGATCGGAACGGTCTTCCAGGACTTCCGCCTCCTCCCGTCCAAGACGGTCTACGAGAACGTCGCCCTCGCGATGCAGGTCATCGGCAAGCCGAAGCACGCGATTCGCTCCGCTGTCCCCGAGGCGCTCGAACTCGTCGACCTCGCGGGCAAGGAGAAGCGACTGCCTCACGAGCTGTCCGGCGGTGAGGAGCAGCGCGTGGCGATTGCGCGCGCGATGGTCAACCGGCCCGAGCTCCTGCTCGCCGACGAGCCGACGGGCAACCTCGACCCGGATACCTCGCTCGGCATCATGAGGCTCCTCGACCGGATCAACCGGACCGGGACGACCGTCGTCATGGCGACGCACGATGCCGACATTGTGAACCAGATGCGCAAGCGCGTCATCGAGCTCCAGGGCGGCCAGATCGTGCGCGATCAGTCGCGCGGCGTCTACGGATCGGCGAGGTGA
- the prfB gene encoding peptide chain release factor 2: protein MAIEFPEEIQALRTTMENVLAVVQPERLRTQIAELEKQATAPDLWDDPAHAQEVTSALSHRQSELDRVTRMVDRIDDLEAMVDMAGEDPDEAAEILAEAEGDLVSLKSDISDLEIRTLLDGEYDERNAVITIRSGAGGVDAADFAEILLRMYLRWAERHGYPTKVMDTSYAEEAGLKSATFEVQAPYAYGTLSVEAGTHRLVRISPFDNQGRRQTSFAAVEVIPLIESTDHIEIPESELKIDVFRSSGPGGQSVNTTDSAVRMTHIPTGIVVSMQDEKSQIQNRAAALRVLQSRLLVLRHEEEQAKKKELAGDVKASWGDQMRSYVLQPYTMVKDLRTQFESGNPQSVFDGDIDGFINAGIRWRKNQQNEAQES from the coding sequence GTGGCCATTGAATTCCCCGAAGAGATCCAAGCACTGCGCACGACGATGGAGAACGTCCTCGCCGTCGTCCAGCCCGAGCGCCTGCGCACCCAGATCGCCGAGCTCGAGAAGCAGGCGACCGCCCCCGACCTGTGGGACGATCCCGCGCACGCCCAGGAGGTCACTTCGGCGCTCTCGCACCGGCAGTCCGAGCTGGATCGGGTGACCCGCATGGTCGATCGGATCGACGACCTCGAGGCCATGGTCGACATGGCCGGTGAAGACCCCGATGAGGCCGCCGAGATCCTCGCCGAGGCCGAGGGCGACCTCGTCTCCTTGAAGTCCGACATCTCCGACCTCGAGATCCGCACCCTCCTCGACGGCGAATACGACGAGCGCAACGCCGTCATCACGATCCGGTCGGGCGCCGGCGGCGTCGACGCCGCCGACTTCGCCGAAATCCTGCTGCGCATGTACCTGCGCTGGGCGGAGCGTCACGGCTACCCGACGAAGGTCATGGACACCTCCTACGCCGAAGAGGCCGGCCTGAAGTCCGCGACCTTCGAAGTCCAGGCCCCCTACGCCTACGGCACCCTGTCCGTCGAGGCCGGCACGCACCGCCTCGTCCGCATCAGCCCCTTCGACAACCAGGGGCGCCGCCAGACCTCCTTCGCGGCGGTCGAGGTCATCCCCCTCATCGAATCGACCGACCACATCGAGATCCCCGAATCCGAACTGAAGATCGACGTCTTCCGCTCCTCGGGCCCCGGCGGCCAGTCGGTGAATACGACGGACTCTGCCGTCCGCATGACGCACATCCCGACCGGCATCGTCGTGTCCATGCAGGATGAGAAGTCGCAGATCCAGAACCGTGCGGCGGCTCTTCGCGTCCTCCAGTCGCGCCTCCTCGTGCTGCGCCACGAAGAGGAGCAGGCGAAGAAGAAGGAGCTCGCGGGCGATGTGAAGGCCTCCTGGGGCGACCAGATGCGCTCCTACGTCCTGCAGCCCTACACAATGGTCAAGGACCTGCGCACGCAGTTCGAGTCCGGCAACCCACAGTCCGTTTTCGACGGGGACATCGACGGCTTCATCAATGCGGGGATCCGCTGGCGCAAGAACCAGCAGAACGAGGCACAGGAGTCCTGA
- the typA gene encoding translational GTPase TypA, with amino-acid sequence MPVRQDLRNVAIVAHVDHGKTTLVDAMLWQSGAFSDRDTVEKTGERVMDSGDLEREKGITILAKNTAVHYRGPAAQKLGLEDGVTINVIDTPGHADFGGEVERGLSMVDGVVLMVDASEGPLPQTRFVLRKALQAQLPVVVVVNKVDRPDSRIDEVVSETTDLLLSLGEDLLNDGVDADVDALLDVPVVYACAKAGVSSLTNPGNGVQPTEDLEPLFETILSRIPGPSYEEGVPLQAHVTNLDASPFLGRLALLRIHNGTLTKGATVGLARHDGTIKSVRVTELLRTEGLERVSAESAAPGDIVAVAGIDDIMIGESLVDLEDPRPLPLITVDDPAISMTIGINTSPMAGRVKGAKVTARQVKDRLDRELIGNVSLKVLATERPDAWEVQGRGELALAILVEQMRREGFELTVGKPQVVTKDIDGVRSEPMERMTIDIPEEYLGAVTQLLAARKGRMETMANHGSGWIRLEFVVPARGLIGFRTRFLTETRGTGIASSIADGYAPWQGAIEQRLTGSLVADRAGQATPYAMTNLQERGSFIVEPGSEVYEGQVVGENPRGEDMDVNICREKKQTNTRSATADVYESLTPSRRLTLEESLEFAANDECVEVTPEAIRVRKVVLDAQERFKIAARERRAQK; translated from the coding sequence ATGCCCGTACGCCAGGACCTGCGCAATGTCGCGATCGTCGCACACGTCGACCACGGCAAGACGACGCTCGTCGACGCGATGCTCTGGCAGTCCGGCGCGTTCTCGGATCGCGACACGGTCGAGAAGACCGGTGAGCGCGTCATGGATTCGGGCGATCTCGAACGCGAGAAGGGCATCACGATCCTCGCCAAGAACACCGCGGTCCACTACCGGGGTCCTGCCGCCCAGAAGCTCGGACTCGAGGACGGCGTCACGATCAACGTCATCGACACCCCCGGCCACGCCGATTTCGGCGGCGAGGTCGAGCGCGGCCTGTCGATGGTCGACGGCGTCGTCCTCATGGTCGACGCCTCGGAAGGGCCCCTTCCCCAGACGCGCTTCGTCCTCCGCAAGGCCCTGCAGGCCCAGCTCCCCGTCGTGGTCGTCGTCAACAAGGTCGATCGGCCCGACTCCCGGATCGACGAGGTCGTCTCCGAGACGACCGACCTCCTCCTCTCCCTCGGCGAGGACCTGCTGAACGACGGCGTGGACGCCGATGTCGATGCGCTGCTCGACGTCCCGGTCGTGTACGCCTGCGCGAAAGCCGGCGTCTCCTCGCTGACCAACCCCGGCAACGGCGTGCAGCCGACCGAAGACCTCGAGCCCCTGTTCGAAACGATCCTGTCGAGGATCCCGGGCCCCTCCTACGAGGAGGGCGTGCCTCTCCAGGCGCACGTGACCAACCTCGACGCCTCCCCCTTCCTCGGGCGCCTCGCGCTCCTGCGCATCCACAACGGCACCCTCACCAAGGGCGCGACCGTCGGCCTCGCCCGTCACGACGGGACGATCAAGTCGGTCCGCGTCACCGAACTCCTGCGCACCGAGGGGCTCGAACGCGTGTCCGCCGAATCCGCGGCCCCGGGCGACATCGTCGCCGTCGCCGGCATCGACGACATCATGATCGGCGAATCCCTCGTCGATCTCGAGGACCCTCGTCCCCTCCCGCTCATCACGGTCGACGATCCGGCGATCTCCATGACCATCGGCATCAACACCTCGCCGATGGCGGGTCGCGTCAAGGGCGCGAAGGTCACGGCCCGGCAGGTGAAGGACCGCCTGGACCGCGAACTCATCGGCAACGTCTCCCTGAAGGTCCTGGCGACCGAGCGCCCCGACGCCTGGGAGGTTCAGGGCCGCGGCGAGCTCGCCCTCGCGATCCTCGTCGAGCAGATGCGCCGCGAAGGATTCGAACTCACCGTCGGCAAGCCGCAGGTCGTCACCAAGGACATCGACGGCGTGCGCTCCGAACCGATGGAGCGCATGACGATCGACATCCCCGAGGAGTACCTCGGCGCCGTCACGCAGCTCCTGGCCGCCCGCAAGGGCCGCATGGAGACGATGGCGAATCACGGCTCGGGCTGGATCCGCCTCGAGTTCGTCGTGCCCGCGCGCGGCCTCATCGGCTTCCGCACGCGCTTCCTCACCGAGACGCGCGGCACCGGCATCGCCTCGTCGATCGCCGACGGCTACGCGCCCTGGCAGGGAGCGATCGAACAGCGCCTCACCGGCTCGCTCGTCGCCGACCGCGCCGGACAGGCGACCCCCTACGCGATGACCAACCTCCAGGAGCGCGGCTCCTTCATCGTCGAACCCGGCTCGGAGGTCTACGAGGGCCAGGTCGTCGGCGAGAACCCGCGCGGCGAGGACATGGACGTCAACATCTGCCGCGAGAAGAAGCAGACGAACACGCGCTCGGCGACGGCCGACGTCTACGAGTCGCTCACGCCCTCGCGCAGGCTCACCCTCGAGGAATCCCTCGAGTTCGCTGCCAACGACGAGTGCGTCGAGGTGACGCCCGAGGCGATCCGCGTGCGCAAGGTCGTCCTCGACGCGCAGGAGCGCTTCAAGATCGCCGCGCGCGAACGCCGCGCCCAGAAGTAG